The Urbifossiella limnaea genome has a window encoding:
- a CDS encoding MFS transporter — protein sequence MTPPTNPPRKAMLVVFLVVFIDLLGFGIVLPVMPRQAEPYLGEKGLALSPAAAGVAIGVLFSVFSLMQFVFSPVWGRISDRVGRRPVLLISLLGSVVFYALYGFAVTLPAESAALALGLMLAARIGAGVAGASVGTAAAVIADCTTPERRAKGMALIGIAFGAGFTFGPLIAYFGLAAFDQQPWGVGALASGLSLVALLLAVGIFKETRDPSNKAGKEFFSMARTAEVLRMPTVGPLVLIYFLAICAFANLEATLALLTEAAFGMSVEDNFLVFAFVGAVLTFAGGLYRPLAKRGAEHRLLATGLVLMILGLAGMAGVAWTADAGTGSKPMFYLAVSVAVVGFAFVNPSVSALVSKRADPARQGEVLGVNQSFASLGRIIGPFVGSVAFQADPRHATPYLLAVGLLLLVAALLPRVRGERP from the coding sequence ATGACTCCGCCCACGAATCCGCCGCGGAAGGCGATGCTCGTCGTCTTCCTGGTGGTCTTCATCGACCTGCTTGGGTTCGGGATCGTCCTCCCGGTGATGCCGCGGCAGGCCGAGCCGTACCTCGGGGAGAAGGGGCTCGCCCTCTCGCCCGCCGCCGCCGGCGTCGCCATCGGCGTGCTGTTCTCCGTGTTCTCGCTCATGCAGTTCGTGTTCTCGCCGGTGTGGGGCCGCATCTCCGACCGCGTCGGCCGCCGGCCCGTGCTGCTCATCAGCCTGCTCGGCTCGGTCGTCTTCTACGCCCTGTACGGGTTCGCGGTCACGCTGCCGGCCGAGTCCGCGGCGCTGGCGCTGGGGCTGATGCTGGCCGCGCGAATCGGCGCCGGCGTCGCGGGGGCGAGTGTCGGCACGGCGGCGGCGGTGATCGCCGACTGTACGACGCCGGAGCGCCGCGCGAAGGGGATGGCCCTGATCGGCATCGCGTTCGGGGCCGGGTTCACGTTCGGGCCGCTAATCGCGTACTTCGGCCTCGCCGCGTTCGACCAGCAGCCGTGGGGCGTCGGCGCCCTCGCCTCCGGACTGTCCCTCGTGGCGCTGCTCCTCGCCGTCGGCATTTTCAAAGAGACGCGCGACCCGTCGAACAAGGCGGGGAAGGAGTTCTTCAGCATGGCACGGACGGCGGAAGTACTGCGGATGCCGACCGTCGGGCCGCTGGTGCTGATTTACTTCCTGGCGATCTGCGCGTTCGCCAACCTGGAGGCGACGCTGGCCCTGCTCACCGAAGCGGCGTTCGGCATGAGCGTCGAGGACAACTTCCTGGTGTTCGCGTTCGTCGGCGCCGTGCTGACGTTCGCCGGCGGGCTGTACCGCCCGCTGGCCAAGCGCGGCGCCGAGCACCGCCTGCTGGCGACGGGCCTCGTGCTGATGATCCTCGGGCTCGCGGGGATGGCCGGCGTGGCGTGGACGGCCGACGCGGGGACGGGCTCGAAGCCGATGTTCTACCTGGCGGTGTCGGTGGCGGTGGTCGGCTTCGCGTTCGTGAACCCGTCCGTATCGGCGCTGGTGTCGAAGCGGGCGGACCCGGCCCGGCAGGGCGAGGTGCTGGGCGTGAACCAGTCGTTCGCGTCGCTCGGCCGCATCATCGGGCCGTTCGTCGGCTCGGTGGCGTTCCAGGCCGACCCGCGGCACGCGACGCCGTACCTGCTGGCGGTCGGGCTGCTGCTGCTGGTCGCGGCGCTGCTCCCGCGGGTGCGGGGCGAACGGCCATGA
- a CDS encoding RsmD family RNA methyltransferase has protein sequence MNEKTMVRIVAGSLRGRRVYTVVHEGMRPTPQLVREALFSILGNAVPGRLFYDIFAGTGVVGLEAVSRGASGTRSVEKDGKLGAAIQKYATEFGVADKLQVLKADVYRWGERWIPPGNAPVNLFLSPPFPDLSERGDEFLTLVDQLLEKAPDESVLVIQAEDGFPLDRLPDLPAWDVRKYGRNLLLFRVKGEPVPAATTEETP, from the coding sequence ATGAACGAAAAGACCATGGTCCGCATCGTGGCCGGATCGCTGCGCGGGCGGCGCGTGTACACCGTCGTCCATGAGGGGATGCGGCCGACGCCGCAGCTGGTGCGCGAGGCGCTGTTCAGCATCCTCGGCAACGCCGTGCCCGGCCGCCTTTTCTACGACATTTTCGCCGGTACTGGCGTGGTCGGGCTGGAGGCCGTGAGCCGCGGCGCCAGCGGCACGCGCTCGGTCGAGAAGGACGGTAAACTCGGGGCCGCGATCCAGAAGTACGCGACCGAGTTCGGCGTCGCCGACAAGCTCCAGGTGCTCAAGGCCGACGTGTACCGCTGGGGCGAGCGGTGGATTCCACCCGGGAACGCTCCGGTGAACCTGTTCCTGAGCCCGCCGTTCCCCGACCTGAGCGAGCGCGGCGACGAGTTCCTCACGCTCGTGGATCAGCTCCTGGAGAAGGCGCCGGACGAGTCGGTGCTGGTAATTCAGGCGGAGGACGGCTTCCCACTGGACCGGCTCCCGGACCTGCCGGCGTGGGACGTGCGGAAGTACGGTCGCAACCTGCTCCTGTTCCGCGTCAAGGGCGAGCCGGTGCCGGCGGCCACAACCGAGGAGACACCGTGA
- a CDS encoding HNH endonuclease, with translation MDRATLRRVRERAAGVCEYCRARQDDEPYYVYQIEHVIPKQHGGSDHVSNLALACPHCNRYKGPNLAGLDSFDDALAPLFNPRTQSWDDHFARRGPLIMGQTAVGRATVRVLNMNDRWRVQARAALDAVDGDDA, from the coding sequence ATGGACCGTGCGACCCTGCGACGGGTTCGTGAGCGGGCCGCCGGCGTGTGCGAGTACTGCCGTGCGCGGCAGGACGATGAACCGTACTACGTCTACCAGATCGAACATGTGATTCCGAAGCAGCACGGCGGGTCGGACCACGTGTCCAACCTTGCGCTGGCTTGCCCTCACTGCAATCGTTACAAGGGTCCGAACCTTGCCGGCCTGGACTCCTTCGACGACGCACTCGCGCCACTATTCAACCCGCGAACACAGAGTTGGGATGACCACTTCGCACGCCGCGGCCCGCTCATCATGGGGCAGACAGCGGTCGGCCGGGCGACCGTTCGCGTTCTCAACATGAACGACCGCTGGCGCGTTCAGGCCAGAGCCGCGCTCGACGCCGTCGACGGGGACGACGCATGA
- a CDS encoding L-2-amino-thiazoline-4-carboxylic acid hydrolase, giving the protein MMHPLPLLRRREIEAGVIAPLVAVFAAEVGADRAREIAAGVIKELARQGGCAAAAVLGGNGLRELKRAVERWTDDDALELVVRRDDAEAFEFDVVRCRYAEMYRRLGLADLGPVLSCNRDAAMIEGFNPAIAFTRTQTLMEGATHCDFRYRSGSQTQD; this is encoded by the coding sequence ATGATGCACCCACTACCGCTTCTCCGCCGGCGCGAGATCGAGGCGGGCGTGATCGCCCCGCTGGTCGCGGTGTTCGCCGCCGAGGTCGGGGCCGACCGCGCCCGCGAAATCGCCGCCGGCGTCATCAAAGAGCTGGCCCGTCAGGGCGGCTGTGCCGCGGCCGCGGTCCTTGGCGGCAACGGCCTCCGCGAACTGAAACGCGCCGTCGAGCGGTGGACCGACGACGACGCGCTCGAACTCGTCGTGCGGCGCGACGACGCGGAGGCGTTCGAGTTCGACGTGGTGCGCTGCCGGTACGCCGAGATGTACCGCCGGCTCGGGCTCGCCGACCTGGGGCCGGTGCTGTCGTGCAACCGCGACGCGGCGATGATCGAGGGCTTCAACCCCGCCATCGCCTTCACCCGCACGCAGACGCTGATGGAAGGCGCGACGCACTGCGACTTCCGTTATCGATCGGGAAGTCAGACGCAGGATTAA
- a CDS encoding CehA/McbA family metallohydrolase domain-containing protein: MPRALLAVGATLALLAAAVAFQNPAPDAPAPPSPLPVAVAAPQYWKGNLHTHSLWSDGDDFPEMIADWYRTHGYHFLALTDHNVLAEGEKWAPADGTPKRVQAVQKYAARFGERWLERREKDGKPQVRLKPLAEYRGLLEEPGKFLLVPAEEITHSYAKRPIHMNGINLRDVVKPIDGKDATETISVNLRQVADQRTKTGRFMIAFLNHPNFGWGVRAEEMLLVDGLKYFEVFNGHPGVKNYGDETHASTERVWDIALALRLGKHGLGVVYGLATDDSHAYHEWGLGKTNPGRGWVMVKAAHLTPDTVVKAIDAGDFYSTTGVLLDDVRRDGGDYTLSIRTEPGVSYKTEFVATLKGANLDSTARLDKDGQELPVTRVYGADVGKVVATSTAARPSYRLTGNELYVRAKVTSTKPHPNPYAKGDTEAAWTQPVTP, from the coding sequence ATGCCCCGTGCCCTCCTCGCCGTCGGCGCCACGCTCGCGCTACTGGCCGCCGCGGTTGCGTTCCAGAACCCGGCGCCCGACGCCCCCGCCCCGCCCTCGCCGCTGCCGGTCGCGGTCGCCGCGCCGCAGTACTGGAAGGGGAACCTCCACACGCACTCGCTGTGGTCCGACGGCGACGACTTCCCCGAGATGATCGCCGACTGGTACCGCACCCACGGCTACCACTTCCTGGCGCTCACCGACCACAACGTCCTCGCCGAGGGCGAGAAGTGGGCGCCCGCCGACGGCACCCCGAAGCGCGTCCAGGCCGTGCAGAAGTACGCCGCCCGTTTCGGCGAGCGCTGGCTGGAGCGGCGCGAGAAGGACGGCAAGCCGCAGGTGCGGCTGAAGCCCCTCGCCGAGTACCGCGGGCTGCTGGAGGAGCCGGGCAAATTCCTCCTGGTGCCGGCCGAGGAGATCACCCACAGCTACGCCAAGCGGCCGATCCACATGAACGGCATCAACCTCCGCGACGTGGTGAAGCCGATCGACGGGAAGGACGCGACCGAGACTATCAGCGTGAACCTCCGCCAGGTCGCCGACCAGCGGACGAAGACGGGCCGGTTCATGATCGCCTTCCTGAACCACCCGAACTTCGGCTGGGGCGTCCGCGCCGAGGAGATGCTGCTGGTGGACGGGCTCAAGTACTTCGAGGTGTTCAACGGCCACCCGGGCGTGAAGAATTACGGCGACGAGACGCACGCCTCGACCGAGCGCGTGTGGGACATCGCCCTCGCGCTGCGGCTCGGCAAGCACGGCCTCGGCGTGGTGTACGGCCTGGCGACCGACGACTCCCACGCCTACCACGAGTGGGGCCTGGGCAAGACGAACCCCGGCCGCGGCTGGGTCATGGTGAAGGCCGCTCACCTGACCCCGGACACCGTCGTGAAGGCGATCGACGCCGGCGACTTCTACTCCACGACCGGCGTGCTGCTGGACGACGTGCGGCGCGACGGCGGCGACTACACGCTGAGCATCCGCACCGAGCCGGGCGTGAGTTACAAGACGGAGTTCGTGGCGACGCTGAAGGGGGCCAACCTCGACTCGACGGCCCGGCTCGACAAGGACGGCCAGGAGCTGCCGGTGACGCGGGTGTACGGCGCCGACGTGGGGAAGGTGGTGGCGACCTCGACGGCTGCGCGGCCGAGCTACCGGCTGACCGGGAACGAGCTGTACGTGCGGGCCAAAGTGACGAGCACGAAGCCGCACCCAAACCCGTACGCGAAGGGCGACACGGAAGCCGCCTGGACGCAGCCCGTCACGCCGTAG
- a CDS encoding SGNH/GDSL hydrolase family protein, whose translation MLRRSATAILLLIFTILPAAADDSPRVVRENIEWLDVWIPGNNTTGQPRVLLVGDSITRGYYKAVEDALKGKAIICRLATSKSLGDPGLLDEVRLVLGQAKFDVVHFNNGMHGWGYTEAEYAKALPELVAVLRKGAPQAKLVWGHTTPVRVSGKLDQVDAKTDRVKARNAAAAAVMAKEGVPVNDLFAPLAEHPELFSNDGVHLTAKGSAALGEQVAGHVLKVLVAK comes from the coding sequence ATGCTTCGCCGCAGCGCGACCGCGATTCTTCTCCTGATTTTCACCATCCTGCCGGCCGCGGCCGACGACTCGCCGCGCGTCGTGCGCGAGAACATCGAGTGGCTCGACGTGTGGATTCCCGGCAACAACACGACCGGCCAGCCGCGGGTGCTCCTGGTCGGCGACTCGATCACGCGCGGGTACTACAAGGCCGTCGAGGACGCGCTGAAGGGGAAGGCGATCATATGCCGGCTGGCGACGAGCAAGAGCCTGGGCGACCCCGGCCTGCTCGACGAGGTGCGGCTGGTGCTCGGGCAGGCGAAGTTCGACGTGGTCCACTTCAACAACGGGATGCACGGCTGGGGCTACACCGAGGCCGAGTACGCGAAGGCGCTCCCGGAGTTGGTCGCCGTGCTGCGGAAGGGTGCTCCGCAGGCCAAGCTGGTGTGGGGCCACACGACGCCGGTTCGCGTGTCGGGCAAGCTCGACCAGGTGGACGCGAAGACCGACCGCGTGAAGGCGCGGAACGCGGCCGCGGCGGCGGTGATGGCGAAGGAGGGGGTCCCGGTGAACGACCTGTTCGCGCCGCTGGCTGAGCACCCCGAACTGTTCTCGAACGACGGCGTTCACCTTACCGCGAAGGGCTCAGCGGCACTCGGCGAACAGGTGGCCGGGCACGTGCTCAAGGTGTTGGTGGCGAAATGA
- a CDS encoding DUF1990 family protein, which produces MILFRRPTPAALDAFRAAQAKLSFTYLSVGSTAATPPPGYTVDRTRVRLGEGEAVFRTARAALVRWEQFNLGWASAHPADLPLRPGEVVAVVARLVGVWWVNAARIAYAVDEPTRFGFAYGTLPDHAESGEERFLVEWDRATDTVWYDIVAFSRPRHPLTRLGYPLTRRAQRRFAHDSAAAMRRAVISPPTP; this is translated from the coding sequence ATGATCCTGTTCCGCCGGCCGACACCTGCCGCGCTCGACGCCTTCCGCGCGGCACAGGCCAAGTTGTCTTTCACCTACCTCTCGGTCGGCTCGACCGCCGCCACGCCGCCGCCGGGGTACACCGTGGACCGCACCCGGGTCCGGCTCGGCGAGGGGGAAGCGGTGTTCCGTACCGCCCGTGCCGCACTGGTGCGCTGGGAGCAGTTCAACCTCGGCTGGGCGAGCGCGCACCCGGCCGACCTGCCGCTGCGGCCCGGCGAGGTGGTTGCGGTCGTGGCCCGGCTCGTCGGCGTTTGGTGGGTGAACGCCGCGCGGATCGCCTACGCCGTGGACGAGCCGACGAGGTTCGGCTTCGCCTACGGCACCCTGCCCGACCACGCGGAATCCGGCGAGGAGCGGTTCCTCGTGGAGTGGGACCGCGCGACCGACACCGTGTGGTACGACATCGTCGCGTTTTCGCGGCCGCGGCACCCGCTGACCCGGCTCGGTTACCCGCTCACCCGCCGCGCCCAGCGCCGCTTCGCCCACGACTCCGCGGCCGCGATGCGGCGGGCCGTCATTTCGCCACCAACACCTTGA
- a CDS encoding metallophosphoesterase, with product MTRRLPRLTRRRFWGAAALTGLGLGLYTWRVEPHWLEFVRRDLPIRDLPDALVGRTLAQVSDIHVGPRVDPDYLAASFRALSALNPDVVTLTGDFVSATGTERVDEAAQLLENLSRPSLGTFAVLGNHDYGAGWNNPRVADQLTKRLADVGVRVLRNQSADVSGLRLTGLEDVWGPNFDLRTVQAALAAEPPGLVLCHNPDAADVNVWGRYRGWILSGHTHGGQCKPPFLPPPLLPVANKRYTAGEFDLGDGRRLYINRGLGHLTRVRFNVRPEITLFRLVREEPT from the coding sequence ATGACCCGCCGCCTCCCCCGGCTGACCCGCCGCCGCTTCTGGGGCGCCGCCGCGCTCACCGGGCTCGGGCTCGGGCTGTACACCTGGCGCGTCGAACCCCACTGGCTCGAATTCGTCCGCCGCGACCTCCCGATCCGCGACCTGCCCGACGCCCTGGTCGGCCGCACCCTCGCGCAGGTCAGCGACATCCACGTCGGGCCGCGCGTCGATCCCGACTACCTCGCTGCGTCGTTCCGCGCGCTGTCGGCGCTGAACCCTGACGTGGTCACGCTCACCGGCGACTTCGTGAGCGCCACCGGCACCGAGCGCGTGGACGAGGCGGCGCAGCTGCTGGAGAACCTGTCGCGGCCGTCGCTTGGCACCTTCGCCGTGCTCGGCAACCACGACTACGGCGCCGGCTGGAACAACCCCCGCGTCGCCGACCAGCTCACGAAGCGCCTCGCCGACGTCGGCGTCCGCGTGCTGCGGAACCAGAGCGCGGACGTGTCCGGCCTGCGCCTCACCGGGCTCGAAGACGTGTGGGGGCCGAACTTCGACCTGCGGACGGTGCAGGCCGCGCTCGCGGCCGAACCGCCGGGGCTGGTGCTGTGTCACAACCCCGACGCCGCCGACGTGAACGTGTGGGGCCGCTACCGGGGCTGGATTCTCTCCGGCCACACGCACGGCGGGCAGTGCAAGCCGCCGTTCCTGCCGCCGCCGCTGCTGCCGGTGGCGAACAAGCGGTACACCGCCGGCGAGTTCGACCTCGGCGACGGCCGCCGCCTGTACATCAACCGCGGCCTCGGCCACCTGACGCGGGTGCGGTTCAACGTCCGCCCCGAGATTACACTGTTCCGCCTCGTCCGCGAGGAACCGACGTGA
- a CDS encoding GNAT family N-acetyltransferase, which produces MTLRDATAADSDAIWAIFRAVVAAGDAFPFPDDYSREQALAYWFAPGTHVRVAEADGRVVGSYTVRPNQPGRAAHLANGAYLVDPAARGMGIGRALGEDSVKECRRLGYRGMQFNLVVATNEAAVRVWTACGFRIIGTVPGAFRHATLGLVDAHVMYRSLLD; this is translated from the coding sequence GTGACCCTGCGGGACGCCACCGCCGCCGATTCGGACGCCATCTGGGCCATCTTCCGCGCCGTCGTCGCCGCCGGCGACGCCTTCCCGTTCCCCGACGACTATTCCCGCGAGCAGGCGCTCGCCTACTGGTTCGCGCCGGGCACGCACGTTCGCGTCGCGGAGGCCGACGGCCGCGTCGTCGGGTCGTACACGGTGCGGCCGAACCAGCCGGGCCGCGCCGCGCACCTCGCCAACGGCGCGTACCTCGTCGATCCCGCTGCCCGGGGCATGGGGATCGGCCGAGCGCTCGGCGAAGACTCGGTAAAGGAATGTCGCCGCCTCGGCTATCGTGGTATGCAGTTCAACCTCGTCGTCGCCACGAACGAGGCCGCCGTCCGCGTCTGGACCGCCTGCGGGTTCCGTATCATCGGCACCGTTCCCGGTGCGTTCCGCCACGCCACCCTCGGCTTAGTCGACGCCCACGTCATGTATCGATCGCTGCTCGACTGA
- a CDS encoding outer membrane protein assembly factor BamB family protein yields MPRVVAVVLLTASVAAAADWPAWRGPTGQGLADEPAVPLKWGPKESIKWKVPLAHPGNSTPVVWKDSIYLTLATKGGATRSLLCLSRADGSTRWQKDVQYEEQERNWNETWYANASPVVDAERVVVSFGSAGMFCFNHAGAEQWRRTDLGRWEHAFGNSSSPVLHGGRVILWCGPNEKEGRNYLLAVDARTGKTAWEHDEPTGSWATPVLAKVNGQDQLILGLSKDVKTQPEEKHGHLKGYDPATGSELWSARGLNSYVYTSALVADGVVVGMSGYGGSAMAVKLGGRGDVTADRLWIHPKNTQRVGSGVVVGGHIYQVDEDGRPHRYDLRTGADAWAEEAKLKGGVTWGSMVHAGGRLYVMMRDGSTHVLAPAAKFELLATNLLGPGEQTNASPVVAGGELFLRTFRHLWCVAVKK; encoded by the coding sequence ATGCCCCGAGTCGTCGCCGTCGTCCTACTCACCGCATCGGTTGCCGCCGCGGCCGACTGGCCCGCGTGGCGCGGCCCCACCGGCCAGGGGCTCGCCGACGAGCCGGCCGTGCCGCTGAAGTGGGGTCCGAAAGAGAGCATCAAGTGGAAGGTGCCGCTGGCCCACCCCGGCAACTCGACCCCGGTCGTGTGGAAGGATTCGATCTACCTCACGCTGGCGACGAAGGGCGGCGCCACCCGAAGCCTCCTGTGCCTGTCCCGCGCCGACGGCTCGACACGCTGGCAGAAGGACGTGCAGTACGAGGAGCAGGAGCGGAACTGGAACGAGACGTGGTACGCGAACGCCTCCCCGGTCGTGGACGCCGAGCGCGTCGTCGTCAGCTTCGGCTCGGCGGGGATGTTCTGCTTCAACCACGCCGGCGCGGAGCAGTGGCGGCGCACGGACCTGGGCCGCTGGGAGCACGCATTCGGCAACAGTTCGTCGCCGGTGTTGCACGGCGGCCGCGTCATCCTGTGGTGCGGCCCGAACGAGAAGGAAGGCCGCAACTACCTCCTCGCCGTTGACGCACGCACCGGCAAGACCGCCTGGGAGCACGACGAGCCGACCGGCTCGTGGGCCACGCCGGTGCTCGCCAAGGTGAACGGGCAGGACCAACTGATCCTCGGCCTGTCGAAGGATGTGAAGACGCAGCCCGAGGAGAAGCACGGCCACCTGAAGGGCTACGACCCGGCCACCGGTTCTGAGCTGTGGTCGGCGCGCGGCCTGAACAGCTACGTCTACACGTCGGCACTCGTGGCCGACGGCGTGGTCGTTGGCATGTCCGGCTACGGCGGCTCGGCGATGGCCGTGAAGCTGGGCGGCCGCGGCGACGTCACCGCGGACCGGCTGTGGATTCACCCGAAGAACACGCAGCGCGTCGGCTCGGGGGTGGTCGTCGGCGGGCACATCTACCAGGTGGACGAGGACGGCCGACCGCACCGCTACGACCTGCGGACCGGGGCCGACGCCTGGGCCGAGGAGGCGAAGCTGAAGGGCGGCGTGACGTGGGGCTCGATGGTCCACGCCGGCGGCCGGCTGTACGTGATGATGCGCGACGGCAGCACGCACGTGCTGGCGCCGGCGGCGAAGTTCGAGCTACTGGCGACGAACCTACTCGGGCCGGGTGAGCAGACGAACGCCTCCCCGGTGGTGGCCGGTGGCGAGTTGTTCCTGCGGACGTTCCGCCACCTGTGGTGCGTCGCGGTGAAGAAGTGA
- a CDS encoding STAS domain-containing protein → MTDDLAWWLRYHHGVAVVSLTERDGSTELADDGLAKVIALERGRVVLELPPKVALPSWVLGKLILLHRRVQAARGTQFRLCCPEGPAREELRLTKLDRLIPTFETLDDAVRDF, encoded by the coding sequence ATGACCGACGACCTGGCATGGTGGCTGCGCTATCACCACGGCGTGGCCGTGGTGTCCCTCACGGAGCGCGACGGCAGCACGGAGCTGGCCGACGACGGGCTCGCGAAGGTGATCGCACTTGAGCGCGGGCGCGTGGTCCTGGAGTTACCCCCGAAGGTGGCCTTACCATCGTGGGTTCTCGGGAAACTGATCCTGCTCCACCGGCGGGTGCAGGCCGCCCGCGGCACCCAATTCCGGCTGTGTTGCCCCGAGGGACCGGCGCGGGAGGAACTCCGGCTGACGAAGTTGGACCGCCTCATCCCCACGTTCGAGACACTCGACGACGCGGTCCGCGACTTCTGA
- a CDS encoding DoxX family protein, which translates to MDVGSNQAPVVQWAGRVISGLVVAFLLVDAGMKVVGAGPVLEASARLGIPTDAIRGIGLVLLASTTLYALPRTAVLGAILLTGYLGGAAATHVNAGDVGFPVGFAVGLGVLAWLGLALREPRLFGTIFLGR; encoded by the coding sequence ATGGACGTGGGCTCGAACCAGGCGCCGGTCGTGCAGTGGGCCGGACGCGTCATCAGCGGGCTGGTCGTGGCGTTTCTACTGGTCGACGCCGGCATGAAGGTCGTCGGGGCCGGTCCGGTACTGGAGGCGAGCGCCAGACTCGGCATTCCGACGGACGCGATCCGCGGCATCGGGTTGGTGCTGCTGGCGAGCACAACTTTGTACGCGCTGCCGCGGACGGCGGTTCTCGGGGCGATCCTCCTGACCGGCTACCTCGGCGGGGCGGCGGCGACGCACGTGAACGCCGGCGACGTGGGCTTCCCGGTCGGCTTCGCGGTCGGCCTCGGCGTGCTGGCGTGGCTCGGCCTCGCCCTCCGCGAGCCGCGGTTGTTCGGCACCATCTTCCTCGGCCGCTGA